From a single Couchioplanes caeruleus genomic region:
- a CDS encoding fluoride efflux transporter FluC encodes MSQSTGLPTDPDVDLHVATQRRQSSSPVLGAVAVGGALGALARYGLATAWPHPPGGFPWATFVTNVSGCLLIGILMVLITEVWSAHRLIRPFLGVGVLGGYTTFSTYTGEVQQLVAAGAARTGLLYLAGTVFAALAAVYAGVSMTRLATRRRGAS; translated from the coding sequence GTGTCTCAGTCCACCGGACTGCCGACGGATCCGGACGTCGACCTGCACGTCGCCACGCAGCGGCGGCAGTCGTCATCGCCCGTGCTCGGCGCCGTCGCGGTCGGCGGCGCGCTGGGGGCGCTCGCCCGCTACGGCCTGGCCACCGCGTGGCCGCACCCGCCGGGCGGCTTCCCGTGGGCGACCTTCGTGACGAATGTCTCCGGCTGTCTGCTCATCGGCATCCTCATGGTGCTCATCACCGAGGTGTGGTCGGCGCACCGGCTGATCCGCCCGTTCCTCGGCGTCGGCGTGCTGGGCGGTTACACCACCTTCTCCACGTACACCGGTGAGGTGCAGCAGCTGGTCGCCGCCGGCGCCGCCCGTACCGGACTGCTCTACCTGGCCGGCACGGTCTTCGCCGCGCTCGCGGCGGTGTACGCCGGCGTCTCGATGACCCGCCTGGCGACCCGCCGGAGGGGTGCCTCATGA
- a CDS encoding DUF190 domain-containing protein produces the protein MRIEEPAARLTVFIGEDDTWHHRPLYHEIVHRAHAAGLAGASVLRGIEGYGASSRIHTTRLLSLSEDLPVAVIIVDREDRIRAFLPQLGELVGEGLVILDPVEVIRYVGRTAPGDP, from the coding sequence ATGAGGATCGAGGAGCCCGCGGCACGGCTGACCGTCTTCATCGGCGAGGACGACACCTGGCACCACCGGCCGCTGTACCACGAGATCGTGCACCGGGCGCACGCCGCCGGGCTGGCCGGCGCGTCCGTGCTGCGCGGCATCGAGGGGTACGGCGCGTCCTCGCGGATCCACACCACCCGGCTGCTGTCGCTGTCCGAGGACCTGCCCGTCGCCGTGATCATCGTGGACCGCGAGGACCGGATCCGGGCCTTCCTGCCGCAGCTCGGCGAGCTGGTCGGCGAGGGCCTCGTGATCCTCGACCCGGTCGAGGTGATCCGGTACGTGGGCCGTACCGCGCCGGGTGACCCGTGA
- the crcB gene encoding fluoride efflux transporter CrcB: MTALLVMLGAAIGAPLRYLADRAVQARHDSVFPWGTFTVNVTGSFILGVLLHGVAVHAVPGSVNALLGTGLCGALTTYSTFGFETVRLLEQRVRAYAVLNVVASVVAGLGAAFCGIALAEAVWG, from the coding sequence GTGACGGCGCTGCTGGTCATGCTGGGCGCCGCGATCGGGGCGCCGCTGCGCTACCTCGCCGACCGGGCGGTGCAGGCGCGTCACGACTCGGTGTTCCCGTGGGGCACGTTCACCGTCAACGTCACCGGCTCCTTCATCCTCGGGGTGCTGCTGCACGGGGTCGCGGTGCACGCCGTGCCGGGCAGCGTCAACGCGCTGCTGGGTACGGGACTGTGCGGGGCGCTGACGACGTACTCCACGTTCGGGTTCGAGACCGTGCGGCTGCTGGAGCAGCGGGTCCGGGCGTACGCGGTCCTCAACGTGGTCGCGAGCGTGGTCGCGGGCCTCGGCGCGGCATTCTGCGGCATCGCCCTCGCCGAGGCGGTCTGGGGCTGA
- a CDS encoding PadR family transcriptional regulator, translated as MGVHRMTIPRLLLLRALLADPTTERYGLDLALQAGLEPGSVYPILVAFENAGWLESRVEDVDASAAGRPRRRYYRLTAEGVEAGRTALAEAARKRRPGTAGGELAW; from the coding sequence ATGGGTGTGCACCGGATGACGATCCCGCGGCTCCTGCTGCTGCGGGCGCTGCTGGCCGATCCCACCACCGAGCGGTACGGCCTCGACCTCGCCCTGCAGGCCGGGCTCGAGCCGGGCAGCGTCTACCCGATCCTGGTCGCGTTCGAGAACGCCGGATGGCTGGAGAGCCGCGTCGAGGACGTCGACGCCTCCGCCGCCGGCCGGCCCCGGCGCCGTTACTACCGGCTCACCGCCGAGGGCGTCGAGGCCGGGCGTACGGCGCTCGCCGAGGCCGCCCGCAAGCGGCGCCCCGGTACGGCGGGCGGGGAGCTGGCGTGGTGA